Proteins encoded within one genomic window of Lampris incognitus isolate fLamInc1 chromosome 1, fLamInc1.hap2, whole genome shotgun sequence:
- the LOC130123045 gene encoding neuronal acetylcholine receptor subunit non-alpha-3-like — translation MEDTLLRNLFRGYQRWVRPIQHANDTVTVRFGLKISQLVDVDEKNQLMTTNVWLWQEWIDYKLRWNPGEYGGITSIRVPSETIWLPDIVLYENADGRFEGSLMTKAIVKYNGAITWTPPASYKSACTMDVTFFPFDRQNCSMKFGSWTYDGNMVDLVLMDNQVDRKDFFDNGEWEILSATGARGNRKDGLYSYPFITYSFILKRLPLFYTLFLIIPCLGLSFLTVLVFYLPSDEGEKLSLSTSVLVSLTVFLLVIEEIIPSSSKVIPLIGEYLLFIMIFVTLSIIVTVFVINVHHRSSATYHPMSPWVRSLFLQKLPRMLCMRGHTDRYHYPELAPESPDLKPRSGGKKGGQRGSSGTHGQAMTDGKEEEAWVTMLEKATFSVRYISRHIRKEHFIREVVQDWKFVAQVLDRIFLWAFLTVSVLGTILIFTPALHMFLKVPPPTPSEEPPSN, via the exons ATGGAGGACACCCTGCTGAGGAACCTTTTCCGGGGTTACCAGCGCTGGGTCAGGCCAATCCAGCATGCCAACGACACCGTGACAGTACGCTTCGGGCTCAAGATCTCACAGCTCGTTGATGTG GATGAAAAAAACCAGCTGATGACTACTAATGTTTGGCTATGGCAG GAGTGGATCGACTACAAGCTCCGGTGGAATCCGGGGGAGTACGGTGGGATCACCTCCATCAGAGTCCCCTCCGAGACCATCTGGCTCCCAGACATTGTCCTCTATGAGAA TGCCGATGGTCGTTTTGAGGGCTCGCTGATGACCAAAGCCATCGTCAAATACAACGGGGCCATCACTTGGACGCCACCTGCCAGTTATAAGTCTGCCTGCACCATGGACGTCACCTTCTTCCCCTTTGACCGGCAGAACTGCTCCATGAAGTTTGGCTCCTGGACCTATGATGGAAACATGGTGGACCTGGTTCTGATGGACAACCAGGTTGACCGAAAGGACTTCTTCGACAATGGCGAATGGGAGATCCTAAGCGCAACTGGCGCCAGGGGCAACCGGAAGGACGGCCTGTACTCATACCCGTTTATCACGTATTCCTTCATTCTGAAGAGGCTGCCGTTGTTCTACACACTCTTCCTCATCATCCCTTGCTTGGGATTGTCCTTTCTGACCGTCCTGGTGTTCTACCTCCCCTCAGATGAAGGAGAGAAGCTGTCGCTCTCCACTTCTGTCCTGGTGTCACTCACTGTGTTCCTGTTGGTCATAGAGGAGATCATTCCTTCCTCCTCCAAGGTCATCCCTCTCATCGGCGAGTACCTCCTTTTCATCATGATCTTCGTGACGCTTTCCATCATCGTCACCGTCTTTGTCATCAACGTGCACCACCGCTCCTCGGCCACCTACCACCCCATGTCCCCCTGGGTCCGCAGCCTCTTCCTTCAGAAACTGCCGAGGATGCTCTGCATGCGTGGACACACCGACCGCTACCACTACCCGGAGCTGGCTCCTGAAAGCCCTGATCTGAAACCCCGCTCTGGGGGTAAGAAAGGAGGCCAGAGAGGGAGCAGCGGGACCCATGGGCAGGCCATGACTGACGGGAAAGAGGAAGAAGCCTGGGTCACCATGTTGGAGAAGGCGACCTTCTCAGTCCGCTACATCAGCAGACACATCCGCAAAGAGCACTTCATCCGTGAG GTGGTGCAGGATTGGAAGTTTGTAGCCCAGGTGCTGGACAGGATCTTCCTCTGGGCCTTCCTCACCGTCTCAGTACTGGGCACAATCCTCATCTTCACGCCGGCTCTGCATATGTTTCTCAAGGTCCCTCCTCCGACTCCAAGCGAAGAGCCGCCCTCAAACTAG